The genomic segment ACCGAAAGGGGTTTTCCCGGCCGGTCAGCTCAAAATAATGGCGATCGATATTGCCGGCTTCCTGTTCGACAAGCAGATGCACGGGGCGGCGCAGAAGGCTTAAATAAACCATGGCCGCCTGCCAACAGCCGACATGACTGGTGAGAATGATGAGTCCCCGGCCGGCGGCGGCCGCGGTTTTCAGCTCGTCATGGCGTGGAAATTCGGTGTTCAGGCTTTGCGGTCCGAGCAGGCCGACCAGGGCGCGGTCGACCAGGCTGCGGCTGAAACTCAACAGCAGCCGAAAAGCGTCGCGGCAGCCGGCGAGGCGGCCGTGGGCGGGGAAACGCCGCTTCAGGTAGGGGCCGGTTCTGCGTCTGAGTTCAGGCCGACAGCAAAGGTAGTAGAGCACCACCGGATACAGAAAAAGGTAGGCCGGGCGGCGGCCGCCCCGGCGGATCAGATGGTAAAAAAAACGATGCTGCCAGGGAGCGCCGACGCTGCGGCTGCTCCAGGGTTTGTCGGTTTGAAGGTTCATGCGGCAAAATCCATGTTCGATAAAAATATCCGCCCGGTTTAGTTTTCGCGGCGCGTTTTTCGCCTACGGGTGGAAAGGGTCTCGGCCAGCAGCCAGGTCGCCAGGCCGAACGACAACGCCAGACCGGGGCCGACCAGAAGCGCGCCCAGTCCCCACTCCCAGAGCCGGGCCGGGGCCTGATAGCCCAGGGTGCGCAGGGAAATTTCGGTGAGGAACCGACCGTGGCGCAGAAAGTAACCGAGCTCGATGCAGAGGGCCGGGACGAAAGGCGGTATGCAGAGGTTGCCGGCGCTCAGGGCGACGACCTTGTTGAGACGAAAATAGCCGGTCACCATCAAAATCAACAGACCGCGCAGACCGAGCAGCGGCAGGGCGCCGACCAGAACTCCGAGGGCGACGGCCAAAGCCAGTTGCGGCGGAGTCGCATTTTCATGCAACAGCCGGCGCAGGCTGCGCACGGGATGCAGCAGGGAAACCGGTTCCGCCGTCGGCCGGCCCCGGCCGTCGACCTGGTCATGAGGCCAGGGCAGCATCGAGCGCATGGTCAGCCGGGTATTGAGAAAGCTCAAGCGGAGGTTGTCCCAGAGGCGGTGAAAATGTGAAATGTGCTCATGTCGGGCCGGATAATGAACGTTGACCGGGATTTCCCGAATGCGGATTCCGGCCCAGGCGGCCCGGACCAGGACCTCGTTTTCAAAGGCGTAGCGCTTTTCCCGCCATTTAAAGGCCAGTAAAACCTTGAGGGGATAGGCGCGAAAACCGCTCTGGCTGTCGCCGATTTTCCTCCCGGTCTGAACCCGAAACCAGAAGTTGGAAAAGTCTCGGCCGAAACGCGACGAGCGCGGGACCGTGGTCGCGGAGAAATCGCGGCGGCCGACGACGACGGCTTCGGGGTCGGCGGCGATGGCGCTCAGGAAAGCCTCGATATCCTCGGCGAAATGCTGGCCGTCGGCATCGATGGTGATGACATGCCGGCAGCCGAGTTCGTCGGCCCGGGCGGCCCCGCTGAGAATCGCCGCACCCTTGCCCAGATTGCGGGCATGGCGAATGATGTGAATTCCCGGCCGCGGCCGCGCCAACGCCGCCGCGGCCGCATCGGTGCTGCCGTCGTCGACGACGATTACCGGATCCAGCCGGCGGCGCACCCCGGCGACAACCTGTTCCAGGGTGGCGGCATGATTGTAAAGGGGAATCAGCGCGGCGATTCCGACGGCTTTCAGGGCCGGGGCGGGGTCATGAGGCAATGTGTGAACCTTTTTTATTTTACCATGCGACTGTCGCTGTGCCGGGCAAAGCGCAAAAACGCCGGCAGGCCGCCGAGAAAGCGCCGCCAACTGTCCGGTGAATCCTTGAGCAGGGCCAGGTAGTTGAATAGAGTTTGCGGTCTTTTGAAATGGGCCTGGTAAAACTCGAGAAAAAGTTTTTCAAGCTGAGCCCGGTGCATGCCGTCCGGAATAAACTGGAAACTCATGCAGTCCATTTTGGTCCAGTCCTCATCGAAGTCACCGTACCGGTGAATGTTTTCGTAGAGCGGCGAGCCCGGAAAAGGGGTGAACTTGGCGACGTTGAGTTCATCGATCGGCAGGCCGCGCAGATAGCTGATGGAACGCCGGATCGAGGCTTCGCTTTCGCCGGGCAGGCCGACCATGAAGAGCCCCTTGACACGAATGCCGCTTTTTTTGATCAGCCGGACCTGCTCGGCCAGAAAGTCGAGATCGACCTTCTGGCGGTGGCGGCTTAAGAGTTGTTCGTCGCCGCTTTCAATGCCGAGGCTGATCATCCAGCAACCCGCTTGTTTCAGGTTCTGAAGCAGCTTGTAATCGAGATGTTCGGCCCGGGCGGCGCAGTTGAAGGTCAGGTTCAGGGGGCGGGCCCTAAGCGCTCGACATAATTCATCAACCCGTTCGCGGTTGAAGGTGAACTGGTCGTCATAGAAATTGACGTGACGCAGGGCAAAACGATTTTTCAGATATTCAAGGTGGCGATAGAGGTAGGCGGCCGAGTTGTAGCGGAAACTGCGACGAAAAACCGAGCGGTCGCAGTAGCTGCAGGCATAGGGACAGCCCCGGCTGGAAATACAGCTGCTGTTGGGGGTCCTGGGGTAGTTGAAGATCGGCAGCCGGTAGCGGTGCGGAAAGCCGGGCAGCTTTTCGTAGGCCGGAAA from the Pseudomonadota bacterium genome contains:
- a CDS encoding radical SAM protein, whose amino-acid sequence is MPKLQANRILLVHPLGYEAAAADTDIARKANLMPPLGLAGIASFLEARGKKADLLDAFAFPCSADRRLTTYLRLFRPGWIGFSCTTSSFLDAVRLATRAREILPGIRTLCGGPHVSALREKLLAAYPVFDYLVVGEGEETLNQLLNEPADAARIPGLVFWDAAGVARFSGFREITLELDSLPFPAYEKLPGFPHRYRLPIFNYPRTPNSSCISSRGCPYACSYCDRSVFRRSFRYNSAAYLYRHLEYLKNRFALRHVNFYDDQFTFNRERVDELCRALRARPLNLTFNCAARAEHLDYKLLQNLKQAGCWMISLGIESGDEQLLSRHRQKVDLDFLAEQVRLIKKSGIRVKGLFMVGLPGESEASIRRSISYLRGLPIDELNVAKFTPFPGSPLYENIHRYGDFDEDWTKMDCMSFQFIPDGMHRAQLEKLFLEFYQAHFKRPQTLFNYLALLKDSPDSWRRFLGGLPAFLRFARHSDSRMVK
- a CDS encoding glycosyltransferase family 2 protein, which produces MKAVGIAALIPLYNHAATLEQVVAGVRRRLDPVIVVDDGSTDAAAAALARPRPGIHIIRHARNLGKGAAILSGAARADELGCRHVITIDADGQHFAEDIEAFLSAIAADPEAVVVGRRDFSATTVPRSSRFGRDFSNFWFRVQTGRKIGDSQSGFRAYPLKVLLAFKWREKRYAFENEVLVRAAWAGIRIREIPVNVHYPARHEHISHFHRLWDNLRLSFLNTRLTMRSMLPWPHDQVDGRGRPTAEPVSLLHPVRSLRRLLHENATPPQLALAVALGVLVGALPLLGLRGLLILMVTGYFRLNKVVALSAGNLCIPPFVPALCIELGYFLRHGRFLTEISLRTLGYQAPARLWEWGLGALLVGPGLALSFGLATWLLAETLSTRRRKTRREN
- a CDS encoding lipid A biosynthesis acyltransferase; this translates as MNLQTDKPWSSRSVGAPWQHRFFYHLIRRGGRRPAYLFLYPVVLYYLCCRPELRRRTGPYLKRRFPAHGRLAGCRDAFRLLLSFSRSLVDRALVGLLGPQSLNTEFPRHDELKTAAAAGRGLIILTSHVGCWQAAMVYLSLLRRPVHLLVEQEAGNIDRHYFELTGRENPFRFINPAGFLGGALEMTCALKNGEIVCVMGDRRQGNREKHLTLDFLSAPVKFPAAAWKLAAVTGAPVAILFPLKNGPDRYRIELADIMQLNPDQARPLNRLRPAMAGYVKALENISQKEPYQFFNFYDMWETDA